A stretch of Halococcus saccharolyticus DSM 5350 DNA encodes these proteins:
- a CDS encoding class I SAM-dependent methyltransferase, translating into MAEHKQENRRLWNEWSEDFQALWNANTAEGELPPTPSPFDPDAPGSPQPDILASVDDKEYVELGCGGGQGTVGTARLGAETAVGIDFSDEQLRHARQLRDFSGVDAQFVNGDVTDLPFADGRFDIASSEAAFQMVEHLDQALFEAHRVLRDGGVFVLSVPHPLYENLDNGTRTIERSYFDTDAREITIDEDYESTLSVFDRTIADLHNALVDAGFEVRRLIEHQRYEVEENDPAESDLPEILCDVPQSVRFWTVSS; encoded by the coding sequence ATGGCCGAGCACAAGCAGGAAAACCGACGACTCTGGAACGAGTGGAGCGAGGATTTCCAGGCGCTGTGGAACGCGAACACGGCAGAGGGGGAGCTTCCGCCGACTCCATCCCCGTTCGATCCGGATGCGCCAGGAAGCCCTCAACCCGACATACTCGCCTCTGTTGACGACAAAGAGTACGTCGAGCTGGGGTGTGGTGGAGGGCAAGGGACAGTCGGTACGGCCAGGTTAGGTGCCGAGACTGCGGTTGGGATCGATTTCTCCGACGAGCAGTTGCGGCACGCACGGCAATTGCGAGATTTCTCCGGTGTCGATGCGCAGTTCGTCAACGGCGACGTGACGGACCTTCCGTTCGCCGACGGCAGGTTCGATATCGCGTCCTCCGAGGCGGCGTTCCAGATGGTCGAGCATCTCGACCAGGCGCTCTTCGAAGCCCATCGCGTTCTACGGGATGGCGGTGTCTTCGTCCTCAGCGTCCCGCATCCCCTCTACGAGAACCTCGACAACGGGACGAGGACCATCGAGAGGAGTTACTTCGACACCGATGCCAGGGAGATCACGATCGACGAGGACTACGAATCGACGCTGTCCGTGTTCGACCGAACGATTGCTGACCTCCACAACGCCCTCGTCGACGCCGGATTCGAGGTACGACGGCTCATCGAACATCAGCGCTACGAGGTCGAGGAGAACGACCCCGCAGAAAGTGATCTCCCCGAGATACTGTGCGACGTCCCACAGAGTGTTCGGTTTTGGACAGTCTCATCGTAA